A window from Bacteroidota bacterium encodes these proteins:
- a CDS encoding DUF1735 domain-containing protein — MKIKTLLTIGLVAFVISSCLKSEDEFGWEADKGQILTGIYDAATSGEIKPFVLNLTPTVETIDFLVLKTTAAREVQPSGDITATVVIDNSLVTAYNAANGTSYVALPANAYTLPSMTATIPANVATNKREAILPMTINKANLNLSNQYAIGMKLVTVSQGIINVLEEEVIATFLVKNPYDGIYSYVSGSVVRYLSPGVPANDALSGPLTTSLPDVKFVTTGAATNLLQGLQWSGGGGVGGVDPVTVTTNAATNATTTTSTTAVTMANIAGQPNNYNPATKTFTLNFWWNPTSTTREYHVVFKYKGPR, encoded by the coding sequence ATGAAAATAAAAACATTATTAACAATTGGACTAGTTGCCTTTGTGATTAGCTCCTGCCTGAAATCCGAAGACGAATTTGGATGGGAAGCTGACAAGGGGCAGATACTCACAGGCATCTATGACGCGGCTACTTCTGGTGAGATCAAGCCATTTGTTTTAAATCTGACACCGACTGTTGAAACAATAGATTTTCTTGTGCTTAAGACAACGGCTGCAAGAGAAGTGCAACCATCGGGTGATATTACAGCGACAGTGGTTATTGATAACTCACTTGTTACTGCATATAATGCCGCAAATGGAACGTCATACGTTGCGTTGCCGGCAAATGCCTATACACTTCCATCAATGACTGCAACTATTCCTGCTAATGTAGCAACAAATAAAAGAGAGGCTATCCTTCCAATGACGATCAATAAAGCTAATCTCAATCTTTCTAACCAATATGCTATTGGGATGAAGTTGGTAACTGTTAGCCAGGGAATCATCAATGTATTGGAAGAAGAGGTTATAGCTACATTCCTGGTAAAGAATCCGTATGATGGTATTTATTCTTATGTATCAGGGAGTGTGGTAAGGTATCTTTCACCCGGAGTGCCAGCCAATGATGCGTTGAGCGGACCTTTAACGACTTCGCTTCCTGATGTAAAATTTGTTACAACTGGTGCTGCTACAAATCTGCTTCAAGGTTTGCAGTGGTCTGGTGGTGGCGGAGTTGGTGGTGTAGACCCAGTAACTGTTACAACTAATGCAGCTACGAATGCAACAACTACTACGTCTACAACAGCTGTAACTATGGCCAATATTGCTGGACAGCCAAATAACTATAACCCTGCAACTAAAACTTTCACTCTGAATTTCTGGTGGAATCCAACTTCCACTACCCGTGAATATCATGTAGTGTTTAAGTACAAAGGACCAAGATAA